Proteins from a single region of Chaetodon trifascialis isolate fChaTrf1 chromosome 10, fChaTrf1.hap1, whole genome shotgun sequence:
- the rbm28 gene encoding RNA-binding protein 28 — MQTHTVFVRSLPDSASNERLEEIFSEIGPIKQCFVVREKGTVKCRGFGYVTYSMAEDAQRALKEVKEYDGQRLHLSVAKKKLKNKKKTAPNDPAAAPKENEQKNKGFRKHQMKARLIIRNLSFKCSEDDLKQVCATFGTVLEAKIPLKPDGKMRGFAFVMFKTVSQAARALTALNLKEIKGRQVAVDWAVAKHQYTATQPPSNTDDKKESNAKESDTGSDEEDEDEEKTPAAPQKKKVISKAAVQQMEESQSDDEDESGEQDSEEEEEEEEEEEDDDDEEEDDDDKSSLVSDDDQDESDDEDDEEDESAQRKASRKPLPSDVKEGRTIFIRNLSFDTDEEGLEEVLLKYGEMKYIKICLHPDTEHSKGCAFAQFKTKEAVDKCLAAAQDESESGGIRVDGRKLLIVAAVSREDAAQLKVNKVKVETGTRNLYLAREGMVRAGTKAAEGVPEADMVRRTRFEEIKRAKLRDINVFVSKTRLCIHNLPKSVDNKKLKALCLQAIKEKKGVHIKECRVMYDKKPEKGQVMGQSLGYGFVEFQSHEHALSTLRYLNNNPNIFGSHKRPIVEFSLEDSRKLKMREMRQQKNKAFLPNRHFKGGAKPQLQTVRDGKGPRNDGNKAQSSSEQAGKERAPPQQQTRDGRYSGFQTNPEVEHVELEKGQKRRKVLPLPSHRGPKNRMRDKGKQQAPPPKRARPGSGRKEHQRQQMEKPTQPRNQKTKMAKKHFKGRNGDRFDSLVEQYKKKLMGNSDTNMKRNKWFNS, encoded by the exons ATGCAAACGCACACCGTATTCGTTCGTTCCCTACCGGATTCAGCTTCGAACGAACGCTTAGAGGAAATATTCTCTGAAATTGGTCCGATAAAGCAGTGCTTCGTGGTCAGAGAGAAAG GTACAGTAAAATGTCGGGGATTTGGTTATGTCACCTATTCCATGGCGGAGGATGCACAGCGAGCCTTGAAAGAAGTAAAAGAATACGATGGGCAGAGGCTTCACTTGTCGGTGGCGAAGAagaagctaaaaaacaaaaagaaaacag CTCCTAATGATCCAGCTGCAGCACCAAAGGAAAATGAACAGAAGAACAAGGGCTTCaggaaacaccagatgaaaGCCAGACTCATCATAAGGAATCTCAGTTTTAAG TGCTCCGAAGATGATCTGAAGCAAGTTTGTGCCACTTTTGGAACCGTTCTTGAGGCCAAAATTCCCCTCAAACCTG ATGGGAAGATGCGAGGATTTGCATTTGTCATGTTTAAAACTGTGTCTCAGGCTGCGAGAGCGCTTACTGCTCTGAACCTGAAAGAGATAAAAG GTCGGCAGGTAGCAGTTGACTGGGCTGTGGCTAAGCACCAGTATACTGCCACACAGCCACCCTCAAATACAG ATGATAAGAAAGAGTCAAATGCAAAAGAGTCAGACACTGGGagtgatgaagaagatgaggatgaagaaaagacaccagcagcaccccAGAAGAAAAA AGTCATCTCcaaagcagctgtgcagcagatggaggagtCCCaatcagatgatgaagatgagagtgGGGAACaagacagtgaggaggaggaggaggaggaggaggaggaggaggatgatgatgatgaggaagaagacGATGATGATAAGAGTAGTCTTGTGTCAGATGATGATCAAGATGAGAGTGACGATGAGgacgatgaagaggatgaaTCAG CTCAAAGGAAAGCTTCAAGGAAACCCCTCCCTTCAGATGTGAAAGAAGGCAGAACCATTTTCATCAG GAACCTGTCCTTTGACACGGATGAAGAGGGTCTTGAGGAAGTTCTCCTGAAGTATGGAGAGATGAAGTACATAAAGATTTGTCTCCACCCAGACACAGAACATTCAAAAG GTTGTGCATTTGCTCAATTCAAGACCAAAGAGGCTGTAGACAAATGcttggctgcagcacaggaTGAGTCAGAG AGTGGTGGCATCCGTGTCGATGGCAGAAAGCTGTTGATTGTGGCAGCAGTGAGCAGAGAAGATGCTGCTCAGCTGAAAGTGAACAAGGTGAAAGTAGAAACGGGCACCAGGAACCTGTATCTGGCCAGAGAGGGAA TGGTCCGTGCTGGAACCAAGGCTGCAGAGGGAGTACCTGAAGCGGACATGGTCAGAAGAACCAGA TttgaagaaataaagagagcCAAGCTTCgggacataaatgtgtttgtatcAAAGACTCGCCTGTGTATTCATAACCTGCCCAAGTCAGTGGACAATAAGAAACTCAAAGCACTCTGCCTCCAAGCAATAAAGGAAAAGAAGGGAGTCCACATCAAAGAG TGTCGGGTGATGTATGACAAGAAGCCAGAGAAGGGTCAGGTGATGGGACAGTCGTTAGGTTATGGCTTTGTTGAGTTCCAGAGCCACGAACATGCTCTCAGCACACTTCGTTACCTTAACAACAACCCCAACATCTTTGGCTCACACAAG AGACCCATCGTTGAGTTCTCCCTGGAGGATTCAAGGAAACttaaaatgagagaaatgcgacaacaaaaaaacaag GCATTTTTACCAAATCGGCATTTTAAAGGAGGAGCGAAACCTCAGCTCCAGACAGTCAGAGATGGAAAAGGACCAAGGAATGATGGAAATAAAGCACAGTCCTCATCAGAGCAGGCAGGAAAGGAGAGAG CTCCTCCTCAACAGCAGACGCGAGATGGACGTTATTCTGGCTTCCAGACCAACCCCGAGGTCGAGCACGTAGAGTTGGAGAAAGGACAGAAGCGGAGGAAGGTTCTACCTTTGCCTTCCCATCGTGGGCCTAAGAACAG aatGCGTGACAAAGGAAAGCAACAGGCTCCACCACCCAAACGGGCAAGGCCTGGATCCGGCAGGAAAGAGCATCAAAGACAACAGATGGAAAAGCCCACGCAGCCCAGAAACCAG aaGACTAAAATGgcaaagaaacatttcaagGGCAGAAATGGGGACCGTTTCGACAGCCTGGTGGAGCAGTACAAGAAGAAACTGATGGGTAACAGTGACACcaatatgaaaagaaacaagTGGTTTAATAGCTGA
- the LOC139337596 gene encoding transmembrane protein 53, with product MLDRTPLSRCVTAHRLSKNVTFYINESGSPVSGCQTPASEEKKPLLLMLPWLGSRPQAISKYCDIYFRTGFDVLVVESEVQEFLWPRWGLDRGKKLLELLQSERFVSRPLLVHAFSIGGYTFAQLLVHISQDMQKYQTLTQRIKGQVYDSLVVGSLETMTIGLSKTVFPGWEMLVKQTSLLYFRIFKHQTVDYFKTGIDAFWSSPITAPALFFFCENDAISEARVTEELIGYWRKRGIDVTAKKWEDSIHAGHLKKHPQEYLSSLNTFLHSVHIAPLKAKM from the exons ATGCTGGACAGGACCCCGCTGAGCAGATGCGTCACTGCCCACCGCCTCAGCAAGAATGTCACTTTCTACATCAATGAATCAGGATCTCCGGTGTCAGGATGTCAGACCCCAGCCTCCgaggaaaaaaaacccctgctgctgatgctgcccTGGTTGGGTTCACGTCCCCAAGCCATTTCTAAGTATTGTGATATCTACTTCCGCACCGGCTTTGATGTGCTTGTAGTAGAGAGTGAG GTCCAAGAGTTCCTGTGGCCTCGCTGGGGTCTGGATCGTGGAAAGAAGTTGCTGGAGTTGCTCCAGAGTGAACGCTTTGTCTCCCGCCCCCTGCTTGTCCATGCCTTCTCTATTGGTGGCTACACATTTGCTCAGCTGCTGGTGCATATTTCCCAGGACATGCAGAAGTATCAGACGCTCACACAGAGGATCAAAGGCCAAGTGTATGATAGCTTGGTGGTGGGCTCTCTGGAGACAATGACCATAG GTCTCAGTAAGACTGTCTTTCCAGGTTGGGAGATGCTGGTAAAACAAACGAGCCTGTTATACTTTCGCATTTTCAAACACCAAACAGTGGACTACTTTAAAACAGGCATCGATGCATTCTGGAGCAGTCCCATCACCGCTCCTGCACTGTTCTTCTTTTGCGAGAACGATGCGATCAGCGAAGCACGAGTTACAGAGGAATTGATCGGTTATTGGCGGAAGCGCGGGATAGATGTCACAGCAAAGAAATGGGAGGATTCCATACACGCAGGTCACCTAAAGAAGCACCCACAAGAGTATCTGAGCAGCCTGAACACGTTTCTCCACTCAGTCCACATCGCCCCGCTAAAGGCCAAGATGTAA
- the prrt4a gene encoding proline-rich transmembrane protein 4 isoform X3: MLSLWNSYLLLSLSLPLSLHVTAFTGENVKEMPQPDSDTPVQRLTQPSQRPHGSGLAAGSPMFGPENGDFLGLPLNWPLLSSEELDSQGVIGEYTDLQESTETPLLYSNEKGFIISRPTDSSTEDATSKESTQPQPTREQQTLKYQSTETRTGSLLHSSQTGDNQPTFPASQNETTDSQLPFLLSGSLPSDQNSTSQLSAGPGPSPEQPISPVPSGNFGWTTGPSVITQGKTQEETVSIEEEKYVSKDDDLHVSKTSGTLSLDANTDTSPTLCKTSNQPWTPTYPDDFTPNESLHPSLVLSPALFVPLYSDWNSALATWGFAWEAHIYGLGPSRH, from the exons ATGCTCTCTCTGTGGAATAGttatcttcttctctccctctccttgccTCTCTCACTTCATGTCACAGCCTTTACCGGAGAGAATGTCAAGGAAATGCCACAGCCAGACTCCGACACACCAGTGCAACGTCTCACACAGCCCTCACAGAGACCTCATGGATCTGGTTTAGCAGCAGGGAGTCCCATGTTTGGACCTGAGAATGGTGACTTCCTGGGTCTACCACTGAACTGGCCATTATTGTCATCTGAGGAATTAGATAGCCAAGGTGTGATTGGCGAATACACTGATTTACAGGAGAGCACAGAGACACCACTTTTGTATTCTAATGAGAAGGGATTTATCATATCCAGACCCACAGACAGCTCTACAGAAGATGCCACCTCCAAGGAGAGTACACAACCTCAACCTACCCGTGAACAACAAACATTAAAGTATCAGTCGACTGAGACCAGGACTGGATCTTTATTGCATTCTTCACAGACTGGAGATAATCAGCCAACATTTCCAGCCTCGCAGAATGAGACGACTGACAGCCAGTTACCTTTTCTTCTGTCTGGCTCACTTCCATCAGACCAGAACTCCACATcacagctgtctgctggacCTGGGCCCAGCCCTGAGCAACCCATTTCACCAGTGCCCTCTGGCAATTTTGGATGGACCACAGGTCCTTCTGTTATCACACAGGGAAAGACACAAGAGGAGACTGTCAGCATTGAGGAGGAAAAAT ATGTCTCCAAAGATGATGACCTGCATGTCTCAAAGACCAGTGGCACACTCTCACTTGATGCTAATACAGACACATCTCCCACACTCTGCAAAACATCAAACCAGCCCTGGACTCCCACCTACCCAGATGATTTTACTCCCAACGAGTCCCTGCACCCCTCTCTGGTTCTCAGCCCTGCTCTTTTTGTCCCTCTGTATTCAGACTGGAACTCTGCCCTCGCCACATGGGGATTTGCATGGGAAGCCCACATCTATGGCCTGGG TCCAAGTCGACACTAA
- the lepa gene encoding leptin a, translating into MDYTLALLLSLLHLLRVGTAAPVPGEVVKMKSKVKWMAEQLVVRLDKDFQVPPGLTLSPPADDLDGPSSIVTVLEGYNSMISDTLNGVAQVKFDISSLTGYLDHWRQAHCSEQRPKPSVPGPLQELQSRKEFIHTVSIEALMRVKEFLNLLLKNLDHLETC; encoded by the exons ATGGACTACACTCTGGCGCTCctgctttctctgctgcacCTTTTAAGAGTGGGTACAGCTGCTCCTGTGCCAGGGGAGGTGGTCAAGATGAAGTCAAAAGTGAAATGGATGGCTGAACAGCTGGTGGTTCGGCTGGACAAAGATTTCCAG GTCCCTCCTGGTCTGACACTCAGCCCTCCTGCTGATGATCTGGACGGGCCTTCCTCCATAGTGACGGTCTTGGAGGGATATAACAGCATGATCTCCGATACCCTTAATGGTGTTGCCCAGGTCAAGTTTGACATCTCTTCACTGACGGGATACCTCGATCACTGGAGGCAGGCGCACTGCAGCGAGCAGCGGCCGAAGCCTTCAGTGCCGGGGccgctgcaggagctgcagagccGGAAAGAGTTCATTCACACCGTGAGCATTGAGGCTCTCATGAGAGTGAAGGAGTTCCTCAATCTGCTCCTGAAAAATCTGGATCATCTTGAGACGTGCTGA